The Shewanella halotolerans region ATATTCCCTCAGCAGCGCGAGAAACTCCCTCGGCGCCCTGTCTAAACAATCTTCCGGCAAGTAAACATGGTAACCCAGCTGAGTATTGAGCTGAGCGCAGCGCCGGGCAAACATCGCCTGCACGCCACTGAAATCTGTGCCTTCTAGTGTGATGGGGGTGAATTCAGAGTTGAGATAATGCTCGAGGTCCGCAAGCTCACCGTCCAGATTCAGGGAGGAGATCAGCAGCGGGCGCTGCTCGCTCAAGAGCCCTGTCGCCAGCCTGGGCGGTATATCGTCGATCAGCGGCAACAGGGATTTCAGCCTGACCCCGATATAGGGCAGATCATGGCTATCAAACGTCTGAATGCTGCGAGGGATATCGACCCGTTGAATGTTGTCCCATTCCAGATAGATACTGCCCCTGTGATGGTGATACACCAGCCCCCTGGGCCTTAGCTCTATGCTCACCTCGGGCTGCATCCACTTGGCTATCCCCAGCACGGTAAAGATCATGCCGAAAATGAAACAGACCATGCCCGGCCCCATCAGCGCCCTGGAGGCGATAAACATGCACAGGGCGCTGATTAAGGCGATGCCACCAATCAGGGTAAAGGTGCGCGCATTACGCTTGGTCACCGCGCGAATGACAACTGCTTCTTGTTCCATAATCTCCAAACGCTAATCTGCCAAAGCAAATTTAATCTTAAGCCAAGTCTGCCCCAGATATTCATGGATCGAACGCTGGGAGGCCAACAGGTTGCGGGCATCCAGCTGCCACCAGTAGCCGCCCCGGCCGATAAAGTCTGCCGGCGCCCCCTGAGGGTGCATGCCAGCCTGATGAAAGATCATCATGGCCCGTGGCAGATGGGTGGCCGAGGTCACCAGCCTGAAGGGGCTATCACCTATCTCCCACTTGAGAAATTGTGCCTCCTCCAGGGTATCTTTGGCCAGGGGAAACTGAATGATCCGCTCAGGGTTCACCCCGAGCTCGATGGCAGCATTGGCCATCACC contains the following coding sequences:
- a CDS encoding DUF2982 domain-containing protein, producing MEQEAVVIRAVTKRNARTFTLIGGIALISALCMFIASRALMGPGMVCFIFGMIFTVLGIAKWMQPEVSIELRPRGLVYHHHRGSIYLEWDNIQRVDIPRSIQTFDSHDLPYIGVRLKSLLPLIDDIPPRLATGLLSEQRPLLISSLNLDGELADLEHYLNSEFTPITLEGTDFSGVQAMFARRCAQLNTQLGYHVYLPEDCLDRAPREFLALLREYRSNLSQ